The following coding sequences are from one Campylobacter sp. RM16187 window:
- a CDS encoding type I restriction endonuclease subunit R: MTPNTSEKALQQNCINLLTSELFSYKFISRDENLKLRDNQTSNVLFKEILAKKLNELNSYEYKGEIYKFSPQSIARAIEHLDVSLNEGLGVANERVTNMLLMGESYEESLPDGSKRSFSIKFIDFENIYNNDFYITEEFAVAKSDKSDKKSRRPDLVLFVNGIPLAVIELKKSSINVQNGINQLLKEQEKGEIPHLFKFIQLTLAANANEARYGTTGTKPEFYSIWKEEEEENARENLAKFVNDRSITALDMTLYALLRPDRLLDLMRNFILFDNRVKKICRYQQFFGIKRALKRVERIEDGKRTGGLIWHTQGSGKSLTMVMLTKLLKQIYTNSKVIIVSDRIELDKQIEGTFKNTDIRVERSFSGANLTHKLKSNVGVITTLVHKFANVANSKIVLNDNNIFVLVDESHRTQGGDLHIAMRRALPNACYIGFTGTPLLKREKNSFAKFGGEIHRYTIDDAVRDGAVLPLLYEGRFVEQEISNPEILDERFKAICRNLSDEQKRDLQQKWAKFSKVASSEQRLYLVAMDINKHFKEFAKPGFKAMFATSSKFEAIKYHQIFKDLGEIKTAFVISNEQDENIGGSREFVINAMKDIEKEYGGNERYIDTAKDEFLNGDDMDMLIVVDKLLTGFDAPRAAILYVDKPLKEHNLLQAIARVNRVYEGKDYGLIIDYRGLLRELSDSLESYECLSGFDGVDIVGAVIDVRSEISKVKTYYTHLEELFKDVEFKNDVESYAKSLGDKDRRKNFKEWLSSLARAFALALSSDKTAEILTGIEIKEYKSKIKFYNELRSIVQIMYQEKCDFNKYEKDMQKLLDTFINAKGVNTLSRIVNIFEAEFDSEVDRLVGANAKAESIKSALDAVVTEKFDSNPAFYRSISAQIQKIIDEYTAGRLSDEEKLAALRAIKERIVNKKDEMKEEFKGKRSIADMYENLADLTQIDEKELVALAQKIDEIYSSYALRPEWDKNIDVKNEIEGAIDELLWDIEDKFGINIENKTEIYEVMRNIGINHYA; the protein is encoded by the coding sequence ATGACCCCAAACACATCGGAAAAAGCATTGCAACAAAACTGCATAAATTTACTTACAAGTGAGCTGTTTAGTTATAAATTTATAAGCAGAGATGAAAATTTAAAACTAAGAGACAACCAAACATCAAATGTTCTTTTTAAAGAAATTTTGGCTAAAAAGCTAAACGAGCTAAATTCATACGAATACAAGGGTGAAATTTATAAATTTTCTCCTCAAAGTATAGCTAGAGCTATCGAGCATCTTGATGTAAGCCTAAATGAGGGTCTAGGCGTGGCAAACGAGCGAGTTACAAATATGCTTTTAATGGGGGAGAGTTATGAAGAGAGCTTGCCTGACGGCTCTAAAAGAAGTTTTAGCATAAAATTTATCGATTTTGAAAATATCTACAATAACGACTTTTATATAACCGAAGAATTTGCCGTAGCCAAGTCTGATAAAAGTGACAAAAAGAGCAGAAGACCCGATCTAGTGCTTTTTGTAAACGGCATTCCTTTGGCTGTCATTGAGCTTAAAAAATCAAGCATAAACGTCCAAAACGGTATAAACCAGCTTCTAAAAGAGCAAGAAAAGGGCGAGATACCACATCTTTTTAAATTTATACAGCTTACATTAGCTGCCAACGCAAATGAAGCAAGATACGGCACCACTGGCACAAAGCCTGAATTTTACTCTATTTGGAAAGAAGAGGAAGAAGAGAACGCGCGCGAGAATTTAGCTAAATTTGTAAACGATAGAAGCATAACAGCTCTTGATATGACGCTTTATGCCTTGCTAAGACCGGATAGGCTTCTTGATCTCATGAGAAATTTTATCCTTTTTGATAATAGAGTTAAGAAAATTTGCAGGTATCAGCAGTTTTTTGGTATCAAAAGAGCTCTAAAAAGAGTCGAGCGAATAGAAGACGGCAAAAGAACGGGCGGGCTTATTTGGCATACTCAAGGAAGCGGAAAGAGCCTAACTATGGTTATGCTAACCAAGCTTTTAAAGCAAATTTATACAAATTCAAAGGTTATAATAGTAAGTGATCGTATCGAGCTTGATAAGCAGATAGAAGGAACGTTTAAGAATACCGATATAAGGGTTGAACGCAGCTTTAGCGGTGCAAATTTGACCCATAAGCTAAAAAGTAATGTCGGCGTTATAACAACTTTAGTGCATAAATTTGCAAACGTTGCAAACTCTAAAATAGTGTTAAACGATAACAATATCTTTGTATTGGTTGATGAGAGTCACCGAACTCAAGGGGGCGATTTGCATATAGCTATGAGAAGAGCGTTGCCAAACGCTTGCTATATAGGCTTTACGGGGACTCCGCTTTTAAAACGTGAGAAAAATAGCTTTGCAAAATTTGGCGGAGAGATACACAGATATACGATAGATGACGCGGTTAGAGACGGAGCAGTGCTGCCGCTTTTGTATGAGGGTAGATTTGTGGAGCAAGAAATTTCAAATCCTGAAATTTTAGACGAGAGATTTAAGGCTATTTGCAGAAATTTAAGCGATGAGCAAAAGAGAGATTTGCAGCAAAAGTGGGCTAAATTTAGCAAAGTAGCTTCAAGCGAGCAAAGGCTATATCTTGTGGCTATGGATATAAATAAACATTTTAAAGAGTTTGCAAAGCCCGGATTTAAAGCTATGTTTGCAACTAGCTCAAAATTTGAGGCGATAAAGTATCATCAAATTTTTAAAGATTTGGGCGAGATAAAAACAGCCTTTGTTATATCAAACGAACAGGATGAAAATATAGGCGGAAGCAGAGAATTTGTAATAAATGCGATGAAAGATATAGAAAAAGAGTATGGGGGCAATGAAAGATATATAGATACCGCAAAAGATGAGTTTTTAAACGGTGATGATATGGATATGCTGATAGTCGTTGATAAGCTTCTAACGGGTTTTGACGCTCCAAGAGCCGCTATCTTATACGTCGATAAACCTTTAAAAGAGCATAATCTGCTTCAAGCCATAGCAAGAGTAAACAGAGTATATGAGGGCAAAGACTACGGGCTGATAATAGACTATAGAGGGCTTTTAAGAGAGCTAAGCGATAGTCTTGAAAGCTACGAGTGCCTAAGCGGATTTGACGGGGTGGATATAGTGGGGGCTGTTATAGACGTAAGAAGCGAGATATCAAAAGTAAAAACTTACTATACTCATTTAGAGGAGCTTTTTAAAGATGTGGAGTTTAAAAATGATGTAGAGAGTTATGCGAAGTCTTTGGGCGATAAAGATAGGCGTAAAAATTTTAAAGAGTGGCTTTCATCTCTTGCAAGGGCTTTTGCTCTAGCCTTAAGTAGCGACAAGACGGCAGAAATTTTAACCGGTATTGAGATAAAAGAGTATAAGAGTAAAATCAAATTTTATAATGAATTAAGAAGTATCGTGCAGATAATGTATCAAGAAAAATGCGACTTTAATAAGTATGAAAAAGATATGCAAAAGCTGCTTGATACCTTTATAAACGCAAAAGGAGTTAATACTCTAAGTAGGATTGTAAATATATTTGAGGCGGAATTTGATAGTGAAGTAGATAGGCTTGTGGGAGCAAATGCAAAAGCTGAAAGTATCAAAAGTGCGCTAGATGCTGTTGTGACTGAGAAATTTGACTCAAATCCGGCATTTTACAGGTCTATTTCAGCTCAAATTCAAAAAATCATAGATGAATATACCGCCGGACGATTGAGTGATGAAGAAAAATTAGCCGCCTTAAGAGCTATAAAAGAGCGGATAGTAAATAAAAAAGATGAGATGAAAGAGGAATTTAAGGGCAAGAGATCGATTGCCGATATGTATGAGAATTTGGCAGACTTAACTCAGATAGATGAAAAGGAGCTTGTCGCTTTAGCTCAAAAGATAGATGAAATTTACAGCTCTTACGCACTAAGACCTGAGTGGGATAAAAATATAGATGTAAAAAACGAGATAGAGGGGGCTATAGATGAGCTTTTATGGGATATAGAGGATAAATTTGGCATAAATATTGAAAATAAAACTGAAATTTATGAGGTTATGCGCAACATAGGAATA
- a CDS encoding restriction endonuclease subunit S: MTEHKLKSDSKSDVYSVSVHVGIINQIEYLGRSFAAQDTLNYNLVKPFDIVYTKSPTGNFPYGIIKQNFNGKNVIVSPLYGVFTLINRYLGAWLHFYFESSIRTKNYLQTIIQKGAKNTINISNATFLSKKILIPIALKEQQKIAEILTACDDEIKILENKLESLKTQKQGLMQNLLTGKVRT; the protein is encoded by the coding sequence TTGACAGAGCATAAGCTTAAAAGTGATAGTAAAAGTGATGTGTATTCTGTGTCTGTTCATGTCGGAATTATCAACCAAATAGAGTATTTGGGGAGAAGCTTTGCAGCACAAGATACTTTAAATTATAATCTTGTAAAACCTTTTGATATTGTTTACACGAAAAGCCCTACTGGTAATTTTCCTTATGGAATAATAAAGCAAAATTTCAATGGAAAAAATGTTATAGTATCTCCATTGTATGGAGTTTTTACACTAATAAATAGATATTTGGGAGCTTGGTTACATTTTTATTTTGAGTCATCAATAAGAACAAAAAACTACTTGCAAACAATTATTCAAAAAGGTGCTAAAAATACTATCAATATATCAAATGCAACATTTTTATCAAAAAAAATTTTGATACCAATAGCTTTAAAAGAACAACAAAAAATCGCAGAAATTTTAACCGCTTGCGATGATGAGATAAAAATTTTAGAAAACAAACTAGAGAGCTTAAAAACACAAAAACAAGGGCTTATGCAAAATTTATTAACAGGAAAGGTAAGGACTTGA
- a CDS encoding type I restriction-modification system subunit M produces MQKTTKDTINNVVWKACDTFRGTIDSSDYKDYILTMLFIKYLSDFYKEKLENLKEKYGDKKDRIEASLKREKFRLDEEHTFERLIEQKEADNLGEIINKMLDKIEEDNSEKLEGIFRSIDFNNKNKLGDTKERNAILKHLIEDFSDPRLDLRPSRLASSDAIGDAYEYLISKFASDAGKKGGEFYTPGEVSDLLAQLVEPKDGAMIYDPTCGSGSLLIKVSKQTNGQNFRLYGQEKNSQTQALCKMNMFLHEINDSVIEWGDTIRNPLHLENGLLKTFDVVVANPPFSLDKWGEDIAANDSFGRFKRGVPPKSKGDFAFVLHMISSLNSNGTMGVILPHGVLFRGASEGRIREKLIRENLLDAVIGLPANLFYGTSIPVCIMIFKKNRTKEDVIFIDASREFEKGKNQNSLTDENIQKIITAYKNRSRIDKYSHVASINEIEQNDFNLNIPRYVDTYEEEEQVDMAAVKLEISRLEDELKIVQDKMDGYLKELGL; encoded by the coding sequence ATGCAAAAAACAACAAAAGATACTATAAATAATGTAGTTTGGAAGGCTTGCGATACATTTCGCGGCACTATAGATAGTAGCGATTATAAGGATTATATTTTAACGATGCTTTTTATAAAGTATCTTTCCGATTTTTACAAAGAAAAGCTTGAAAATTTAAAAGAAAAATACGGCGATAAAAAAGATCGCATAGAAGCTAGCTTAAAGCGTGAGAAATTTAGACTCGATGAAGAGCATACGTTTGAAAGGCTTATAGAGCAAAAAGAGGCGGATAATCTAGGCGAGATCATTAATAAAATGCTTGATAAGATAGAGGAGGATAACTCCGAAAAGCTGGAAGGGATTTTTAGAAGCATTGATTTTAACAATAAAAACAAGCTTGGCGACACAAAAGAAAGAAATGCTATCTTAAAGCACCTAATCGAAGACTTTAGCGATCCTAGACTTGACCTGCGTCCATCACGCCTAGCAAGTAGCGACGCTATAGGCGATGCGTATGAGTATCTTATATCAAAATTTGCTAGCGATGCCGGTAAAAAAGGCGGAGAATTTTATACTCCGGGAGAGGTTTCTGATCTGCTAGCTCAGCTTGTAGAGCCAAAAGACGGCGCCATGATATATGACCCAACCTGCGGATCAGGCTCTTTGCTGATAAAAGTCAGCAAGCAGACAAACGGTCAAAATTTCCGTCTTTACGGACAGGAGAAAAATAGCCAAACCCAAGCGCTTTGTAAAATGAATATGTTTTTGCATGAGATAAATGACTCGGTTATCGAGTGGGGCGATACGATAAGAAATCCGCTTCATCTTGAAAATGGTCTTTTAAAAACCTTTGATGTGGTCGTTGCAAATCCGCCTTTTAGCCTTGATAAATGGGGTGAAGATATAGCCGCAAATGACAGTTTTGGCAGGTTTAAAAGAGGTGTGCCCCCAAAGAGTAAGGGCGATTTTGCTTTCGTGCTTCACATGATAAGCTCTTTAAATTCAAACGGAACTATGGGCGTGATTTTGCCACACGGCGTGCTATTTAGGGGAGCTAGTGAGGGAAGGATAAGAGAAAAACTAATAAGAGAAAATCTGCTTGATGCGGTCATCGGACTGCCTGCAAATCTATTTTACGGCACAAGTATACCGGTTTGCATCATGATCTTTAAGAAAAATCGCACTAAAGAAGACGTGATTTTTATAGACGCTAGCCGTGAATTTGAAAAGGGCAAAAATCAAAACAGCCTAACTGATGAAAATATCCAAAAGATCATCACCGCATACAAAAATAGAAGCCGGATCGATAAGTATTCTCACGTAGCAAGCATAAACGAGATAGAACAAAATGATTTTAATCTAAACATCCCTAGATATGTAGATACTTACGAGGAAGAAGAGCAAGTGGATATGGCTGCCGTTAAGCTTGAAATTTCACGCCTTGAAGATGAGCTAAAAATAGTTCAAGATAAGATGGATGGCTATCTTAAGGAGCTTGGACTATGA
- a CDS encoding restriction endonuclease subunit S encodes MRIELKDISEIKIGLMTERKKALVDDTTQKRYNLVSLKSFSEDGIYSHDFSENFISNEQLKDDYLVRKGDVLIRLRWPNFAVSIDAQYENLIFSSLVARLRLKNSFEPKFIAYYLNSNIVKKALYSDISGRIAAIKVSDLAKIKVPSISLQKQQQIVKFLEISAKKNEILTSLVEKNKIFTKSVFQEAIKG; translated from the coding sequence TTGAGGATTGAGCTTAAAGATATATCTGAAATTAAAATCGGGCTAATGACTGAACGCAAAAAGGCGTTAGTCGATGATACTACACAGAAAAGATACAACTTAGTTTCCCTTAAATCTTTCAGTGAAGACGGTATATATAGTCACGACTTTAGTGAAAATTTTATATCAAACGAGCAATTAAAAGATGATTATTTAGTAAGAAAAGGAGATGTTTTAATACGCCTTAGATGGCCAAATTTTGCCGTGAGTATAGATGCTCAATACGAAAATTTGATATTTTCATCTCTTGTTGCTCGCTTAAGATTAAAAAATAGTTTTGAGCCAAAATTTATAGCTTACTACTTAAACAGCAATATCGTTAAAAAAGCCCTTTATAGCGACATTTCAGGAAGAATAGCCGCTATAAAGGTAAGCGATCTTGCTAAGATTAAAGTTCCTAGTATTAGTCTGCAAAAACAGCAACAAATCGTAAAATTTTTAGAAATATCAGCTAAAAAAAATGAAATTTTAACATCTCTGGTAGAGAAAAACAAAATCTTTACAAAATCAGTATTCCAAGAAGCAATCAAAGGATAA
- a CDS encoding ATP-binding protein — protein sequence MFADRVKELKLLNDEYSNSNFSFTVLYGRRRVGKTTLLKEFIKDKPSIYFLATLENFNVVLNRFKDIVAEFLQDSLLKSLELTDIKQLFKYLSNKKFDKKIIIIIDEFQYLSKIDSSIPSQFQYIIDELLKDKSIHLILCGSIISMMYEQTLSYNSPLYGRRTSDIKLEAIEFDYLKEFFNNKSKEELIELYSVLYGVPKYLEMFRDSGDIFNSIETNILNPNGYLYNEPQFILQNEVNEPITYFSILEAIANGEHKIGNIAGKLNKNVQNITSFISKLMELDIIYKDVPITESNPLKSKKGLYFIKDNFFRFWFSYVLPYKSQLEIGNTNYVLNILKENFNSFISPIYEKLALRYMMNNYSLIKCGRWWDKDTEIDIVGIAQDYLIAAECKYSNKKVGIDVLKDLQEKSKKIDSNLPIKHFFIFSKSGFTDELKKLKGDEVVLVELV from the coding sequence ATGTTTGCCGATAGAGTTAAAGAGCTTAAGCTATTAAATGACGAATATTCTAATTCTAATTTTTCATTTACAGTGCTATACGGCAGAAGAAGAGTCGGCAAAACAACGCTTTTAAAAGAATTTATAAAAGATAAGCCCTCTATATACTTTTTGGCCACTCTTGAAAACTTTAATGTAGTTTTAAATAGATTTAAAGATATAGTAGCAGAGTTTTTACAAGATAGTCTTTTAAAGAGCTTAGAGCTAACTGATATAAAGCAGCTATTTAAATATCTCTCAAACAAGAAATTTGATAAAAAAATAATCATAATAATAGATGAATTTCAATATCTTAGCAAGATAGATAGCTCTATACCGTCACAATTCCAATACATAATAGATGAGCTACTGAAAGATAAAAGTATCCACCTAATACTTTGCGGCTCTATAATATCGATGATGTACGAGCAAACTCTATCTTACAATTCCCCTTTATATGGCAGAAGAACAAGCGATATCAAACTTGAGGCCATAGAGTTTGATTATCTAAAAGAATTTTTTAATAATAAGTCAAAAGAGGAGCTAATAGAGCTTTATAGCGTGCTTTATGGAGTGCCTAAATACCTAGAGATGTTTAGAGATAGCGGTGATATATTTAACAGCATAGAGACAAATATATTAAATCCGAATGGATATTTATACAACGAACCTCAATTCATCTTGCAAAATGAGGTAAACGAACCGATCACCTACTTTTCTATACTCGAAGCTATAGCGAACGGAGAACACAAGATAGGAAATATAGCCGGCAAGTTAAATAAGAATGTTCAAAACATCACCTCTTTTATATCAAAGCTCATGGAGCTTGATATCATATATAAAGATGTTCCGATAACCGAGAGCAATCCACTAAAGAGCAAAAAAGGGCTTTACTTTATCAAAGATAATTTTTTTAGATTCTGGTTTAGCTATGTACTACCTTACAAGAGCCAGCTAGAAATAGGTAATACTAACTATGTTTTAAACATATTAAAAGAAAACTTTAATAGCTTTATATCACCTATATATGAAAAACTGGCTCTAAGATATATGATGAATAATTATAGTCTCATAAAATGCGGTAGATGGTGGGACAAAGATACAGAAATAGACATTGTAGGCATAGCGCAAGACTACCTAATAGCAGCAGAGTGTAAATACTCTAATAAAAAAGTAGGCATAGATGTGTTAAAAGACTTGCAAGAAAAATCTAAAAAGATAGACTCAAATTTGCCTATAAAGCATTTTTTTATATTTAGCAAAAGTGGCTTTACCGATGAACTAAAGAAGCTTAAGGGTGATGAAGTCGTATTGGTGGAGTTGGTGTAG
- a CDS encoding helix-hairpin-helix domain-containing protein: protein MSELRKIPFVGKSTEADLIALGYSDIASLRYA from the coding sequence ATGAGTGAGCTTAGAAAAATTCCATTTGTCGGAAAATCTACCGAAGCAGATCTAATAGCTCTTGGATATTCAGATATAGCTTCGCTCAGATATGCTTGA
- the pyrF gene encoding orotidine-5'-phosphate decarboxylase: MKLCVALDMPNMEQNLELARKLSGLDVWMKVGLRSYLRDGAKIINEIKKIDDFKIFLDLKLHDIPNTMADAAEVIASLPVDMINIHASAGKRAMGEVMNRLNLLKNRPLVLAVSALTSFNEDGFRIVYNDDIKNFVLKFCVSAYEVGVDGMVCSVFESNMIKDATSRFFLTLTPGIRPFNEDTNDQSRVADLDAAKRENSDFIVVGRPIYEDSNPREICERILSEIEVANE; this comes from the coding sequence ATGAAACTTTGTGTAGCTTTGGATATGCCTAATATGGAGCAAAATTTAGAGCTTGCTAGAAAGTTAAGTGGCCTTGATGTCTGGATGAAAGTTGGGCTTAGAAGTTATTTAAGAGACGGAGCTAAAATCATAAATGAGATAAAAAAAATAGATGATTTTAAAATTTTTTTAGATCTTAAACTCCACGACATACCAAACACGATGGCTGATGCCGCAGAAGTGATAGCAAGTCTGCCGGTAGATATGATAAACATCCATGCAAGTGCTGGAAAAAGAGCAATGGGTGAAGTTATGAACCGTTTAAATTTATTAAAAAATCGTCCCTTGGTTCTTGCTGTATCGGCGCTTACTAGTTTTAATGAGGATGGTTTTAGAATAGTTTATAACGACGATATAAAAAATTTTGTTCTTAAATTTTGTGTTAGTGCTTATGAAGTAGGTGTTGATGGGATGGTTTGTTCGGTATTTGAGAGTAATATGATAAAAGATGCGACATCACGTTTTTTCCTTACTTTAACTCCAGGAATTCGTCCTTTTAATGAGGATACGAACGATCAAAGTAGAGTAGCTGATTTGGATGCCGCAAAAAGAGAAAATAGCGATTTTATCGTAGTTGGCAGACCGATATATGAAGATAGTAATCCTAGGGAAATCTGCGAAAGAATACTATCTGAAATAGAAGTTGCAAATGAGTGA
- the nusB gene encoding transcription antitermination factor NusB encodes MATRHQVRQAVISLLYAQEMGSEMSEFKDEFLEEKKIRNEQRNFTTSLYDGVNENLAAIDEILNAHLKEYKIHEIGVLERAILRLGAYEMKFTDTDKAVVINEAIELAKELGSDSAPKFINGVLDAARSDI; translated from the coding sequence ATGGCAACTCGTCATCAGGTTAGACAAGCCGTCATTTCTCTACTTTACGCTCAGGAGATGGGTAGCGAGATGAGTGAATTTAAGGATGAATTTTTAGAGGAAAAAAAGATAAGAAATGAGCAAAGAAATTTCACGACTTCGCTTTATGACGGAGTGAATGAAAATTTAGCCGCTATTGATGAGATCCTTAATGCACACTTAAAAGAGTATAAAATTCACGAAATCGGCGTTTTAGAAAGAGCGATACTCCGTCTTGGAGCTTACGAGATGAAATTTACGGACACCGATAAAGCGGTCGTGATAAACGAGGCGATAGAGCTTGCCAAAGAGCTTGGAAGCGACTCGGCTCCGAAATTTATAAACGGCGTGCTTGATGCCGCAAGGAGTGATATATGA
- the ribH gene encoding 6,7-dimethyl-8-ribityllumazine synthase — MNIIEGNLKLSGKEKIAIINARFNHIITDRLVEGARDAFLRHGGDEKNLSLILVPGAFEIPMALEKALESGKWDAICCVGAVIRGSTPHFDYVSAETTKGIANVTLKYGKPVTFGVLTVDSIEQAIERAGSKAGNKGFEAMSGAIELLNLYKNIKA; from the coding sequence ATGAACATAATCGAAGGAAATTTAAAACTAAGCGGAAAAGAAAAAATCGCAATTATCAACGCGAGGTTTAACCACATCATCACTGATAGGCTTGTCGAAGGCGCTAGAGATGCGTTTCTTCGCCACGGCGGAGATGAAAAAAATTTAAGCCTTATTTTAGTTCCGGGAGCATTTGAAATCCCTATGGCTCTTGAAAAGGCACTTGAGAGCGGCAAATGGGACGCGATATGCTGCGTTGGAGCGGTTATTAGAGGCTCAACTCCTCATTTTGACTATGTTTCGGCTGAAACTACAAAAGGCATCGCAAACGTAACTCTTAAATACGGCAAGCCCGTAACATTTGGCGTGCTAACGGTAGATAGTATCGAGCAGGCCATTGAGCGAGCGGGCAGCAAGGCCGGTAATAAAGGCTTTGAAGCGATGAGTGGGGCTATAGAGCTACTAAATCTATACAAAAACATAAAGGCTTAA
- the kdsA gene encoding 3-deoxy-8-phosphooctulonate synthase: protein MILIAGPCVIESEELVFEVAKRLVKFNEDSRIDFYFKSSFDKANRTSISSFRGPGLEKGCEILARVKKEFGFKILTDIHESYQAKPVSEVADVLQIPAFLCRQTDLLVAAAKTNSVVNIKKGQFLAADNMKYSVKKVLETRGIEGEGYEVARQNGIWLTERGSTFGYGNLVVDMRNLVLMREFAPVVFDVTHSVQMPGVAGGKSGGDARFVPYLARAAASVGVDGFFYETHINPCEAMCDGPNMLNLDELDRVVEQTLKIQEILRG, encoded by the coding sequence ATGATACTAATCGCAGGGCCTTGCGTCATCGAGAGCGAAGAGCTTGTGTTTGAAGTGGCAAAAAGGCTTGTGAAATTTAATGAAGACAGTAGGATTGATTTTTATTTTAAATCAAGTTTTGATAAGGCAAACCGCACGAGTATAAGCAGTTTTAGAGGGCCTGGACTTGAAAAAGGGTGTGAAATTTTAGCACGAGTGAAAAAAGAATTTGGCTTTAAAATTTTAACAGATATTCATGAGAGCTATCAGGCTAAACCTGTGAGTGAAGTAGCCGATGTGCTTCAAATTCCCGCGTTTTTATGCCGCCAAACTGATTTGCTTGTGGCTGCGGCTAAGACAAATTCGGTTGTAAATATCAAAAAAGGACAGTTTTTAGCGGCTGACAATATGAAATATTCAGTTAAAAAAGTGCTTGAAACTCGCGGCATAGAGGGCGAGGGATATGAAGTAGCCAGGCAAAATGGAATTTGGTTAACCGAGCGAGGAAGCACATTTGGATATGGAAATTTAGTCGTTGATATGAGAAATTTAGTCCTCATGAGAGAGTTTGCTCCTGTAGTTTTTGACGTAACTCACAGCGTGCAGATGCCCGGAGTTGCGGGAGGTAAGAGCGGAGGGGACGCGAGATTTGTTCCTTATCTTGCAAGAGCGGCGGCAAGTGTGGGTGTGGACGGGTTTTTTTACGAGACGCATATAAATCCGTGTGAAGCGATGTGTGATGGACCAAATATGTTAAATTTAGACGAGCTGGATAGAGTTGTAGAGCAGACTTTAAAAATACAAGAAATTTTAAGGGGATAA
- a CDS encoding DMT family transporter: MLHKFLMRHLGTYYMIIACMLFAITGALAKVISADMPSIEVVFFRNLIGLVMIVYSLYKRPAHQKGGHPYLLIFRGVIGTLALFAFFYNIAHINLGAAFTFSKTSPIFTALLAAMFMGEKLSSRGWMAIFIGFGGILLIIQPELGISKTDWLGIWSGVGAAMAYTSVRELKKSYDTRVIVFSFMGFGTALPIIFMALAEFIRIDGFEFLFSKFVLPDTKNIFLIVLMGVAGLYFQMYLTKAYAASKKAGTVAAVSYADVIFTIIIGYFMGDGLPNMVAFLGIILVILSGIIVVKEK, from the coding sequence TTGTTACATAAATTTCTAATGAGGCATTTGGGCACGTATTATATGATCATCGCTTGCATGCTCTTTGCGATAACGGGCGCTCTTGCGAAGGTCATAAGTGCTGATATGCCGTCTATCGAAGTTGTGTTTTTTAGAAATCTGATCGGCCTTGTGATGATCGTTTATTCGCTTTATAAACGCCCGGCTCATCAAAAGGGTGGGCATCCGTATCTGCTTATTTTTAGAGGAGTGATCGGCACGCTTGCGCTCTTTGCGTTTTTTTACAACATCGCTCATATAAATTTAGGCGCTGCGTTTACCTTTTCTAAGACTAGCCCGATATTTACAGCGCTTCTTGCCGCGATGTTTATGGGTGAGAAGTTAAGCTCGCGCGGTTGGATGGCGATATTTATCGGATTTGGCGGAATTTTGCTTATCATTCAGCCTGAGCTTGGCATCTCAAAGACCGATTGGCTTGGAATTTGGAGCGGAGTAGGGGCTGCGATGGCTTATACGAGCGTTAGGGAGCTTAAAAAAAGCTATGATACGCGCGTCATAGTCTTTTCTTTTATGGGATTTGGCACGGCTCTTCCGATCATATTTATGGCTTTGGCGGAGTTTATCCGGATAGACGGGTTTGAATTTTTGTTTTCTAAATTTGTCTTGCCCGATACGAAAAATATCTTTTTAATCGTTTTAATGGGTGTTGCGGGACTTTACTTTCAGATGTATCTTACTAAGGCTTATGCCGCCAGTAAAAAGGCCGGAACTGTCGCAGCCGTAAGCTATGCAGATGTTATCTTTACTATTATCATCGGGTATTTTATGGGAGATGGTTTGCCAAACATGGTTGCATTTTTAGGTATAATTCTAGTGATTCTTAGCGGAATTATAGTAGTAAAGGAGAAATAA